The Xenorhabdus doucetiae genome has a window encoding:
- a CDS encoding SDR family NAD(P)-dependent oxidoreductase — translation MFNLTGKIALISGGTKGIGKGIAKVLKKSGAIPIISGINSINGQKVAEELEVDFIPLDVSNQIACKNAVDHIVKKYSRLDILCSNAGIFPQHHIKKMTVEDWDYVLNINLKGTFFLVQSALNVMEKQNNGRIIITSSITGEKLGISGSSHYSASKAGQLGFMRSAALEYAEKNITINAIMPGYILTEGLQEFGDDYLKQFRNEIPTCRLGTPEDIGYTVCFLASNEAKYITGQTIIVDGGMTIS, via the coding sequence ATGTTTAATTTAACAGGAAAAATAGCTCTTATTTCAGGGGGAACAAAAGGTATAGGGAAAGGAATCGCAAAAGTGTTAAAAAAATCAGGTGCAATTCCTATTATTTCTGGAATTAATAGTATCAATGGACAAAAAGTAGCAGAAGAGCTTGAAGTTGATTTCATTCCACTTGATGTATCTAACCAAATTGCGTGCAAAAATGCTGTCGACCATATTGTAAAAAAATATAGTCGACTAGATATTTTGTGTTCAAATGCAGGGATTTTTCCACAACATCATATAAAAAAAATGACTGTTGAAGATTGGGACTATGTCCTAAACATCAATCTTAAAGGAACATTTTTTTTAGTGCAATCAGCCCTAAACGTCATGGAAAAACAAAATAATGGAAGAATCATTATTACTTCATCAATTACGGGAGAGAAATTGGGTATTTCAGGTTCTAGTCATTATAGTGCGAGTAAAGCAGGACAATTGGGCTTTATGAGAAGTGCAGCTCTCGAATATGCAGAAAAAAACATAACCATTAATGCCATTATGCCTGGCTATATATTAACCGAAGGATTGCAAGAATTCGGTGACGATTATTTAAAACAGTTTAGAAATGAAATACCAACATGCAGATTGGGAACTCCTGAAGATATTGGTTACACAGTTTGTTTTCTAGCATCAAATGAAGCAAAATATATTACTGGACAAACTATTATAGTCGATGGAGGAATGACTATATCATAA
- a CDS encoding acetoin reductase: MKNLKGKIVLITGAARGIGRGIALRLAREGCHLSLVDLNVDELKKVKEEVDKLGCKSEIIVSDISQRNEVYQAVEYTADKLGGLDVMINNAGVSQVKKIADVLPEDLNKILDVNIGGVIWGIQAAAKQFKKSNKKGKIINAASIAAYDGFAMLGVYSATKFAVRALTQAAAKEYASFGITINAYCPGIVGTDMWIEIDERFSEITGAPKGTTYKKFIDEIALGRAQTPDDVAALVAFLSSNDSDYITGQSIITDGGIIYR, translated from the coding sequence ATGAAAAATTTGAAAGGAAAGATAGTTTTAATTACGGGAGCAGCTCGTGGTATAGGACGAGGCATTGCATTAAGATTAGCCAGAGAAGGATGCCACCTTTCTCTTGTTGACCTGAATGTAGATGAACTAAAAAAAGTCAAAGAAGAAGTTGATAAATTAGGTTGTAAATCGGAAATTATAGTTTCCGACATTAGTCAAAGGAATGAAGTATATCAGGCTGTTGAATATACAGCTGATAAATTAGGAGGCCTTGATGTAATGATTAATAATGCGGGCGTATCTCAAGTAAAAAAAATAGCAGATGTACTACCCGAAGATTTAAATAAAATATTAGATGTTAATATTGGTGGGGTCATTTGGGGGATTCAAGCTGCTGCCAAACAGTTTAAGAAATCAAATAAAAAAGGAAAAATAATTAATGCAGCTTCTATTGCTGCCTATGACGGATTTGCCATGCTAGGCGTCTATTCTGCGACTAAATTCGCAGTTAGAGCACTAACTCAAGCTGCTGCCAAAGAATATGCCAGTTTCGGCATTACTATAAATGCGTATTGCCCAGGAATTGTGGGAACTGATATGTGGATAGAGATTGACGAGCGTTTTTCAGAGATTACAGGGGCCCCAAAAGGCACAACATATAAAAAATTTATCGATGAAATTGCATTAGGAAGAGCGCAAACTCCAGATGATGTTGCAGCGTTAGTTGCTTTTCTTTCTAGTAACGATTCTGACTATATTACAGGGCAATCAATTATTACTGATGGTGGTATTATTTATCGATAA
- the rlmM gene encoding 23S rRNA (cytidine(2498)-2'-O)-methyltransferase RlmM produces MNKVVLYCRPGFEKECAAEITDKAGKKEVYGFARVKENSGYVLFECYQPDDADRLIREIPFSELIFARQMLVVGELLKNLPQEDRITPITGMLMGVVERAGELRVEVPDTNEGKELMKFCRKFTVPLRNALRQEKLLLAKESHNRPVIHVFFIAPGCCYVGYSYSNNNSRFYMGIPRLKFPSDAPSRSTLKLEEAFHVFIPYDEWEERLDSGLHAVDLGACPGGWTYQLVKRSMLVHAVDNGPMADSLMDTGQVKHHRADGFKFEPPVKNIYWLVCDMVEKPAKVAQLMTDWLVQSWCREAIFNLKLPMKKRYEEVAHILQKIEQQLKENGVNAQIQAKHLYHDREEITVHVRRIWSLYATERDY; encoded by the coding sequence ATGAATAAAGTTGTTTTATATTGCCGCCCGGGTTTTGAAAAAGAGTGCGCGGCAGAGATTACCGATAAAGCGGGTAAAAAAGAAGTTTACGGTTTTGCCCGTGTGAAAGAGAACAGCGGCTATGTGCTGTTTGAGTGTTATCAGCCGGATGATGCGGATCGCCTGATCCGTGAAATTCCGTTCAGTGAATTGATTTTTGCCCGTCAAATGTTGGTGGTGGGCGAATTGCTGAAAAATTTGCCGCAGGAAGATCGCATTACGCCGATTACCGGTATGTTGATGGGGGTCGTTGAACGGGCGGGCGAGCTGCGTGTAGAAGTGCCGGATACCAATGAAGGCAAGGAGTTGATGAAATTTTGCCGTAAGTTTACGGTTCCGCTGCGTAATGCCCTGCGGCAGGAAAAACTGTTGCTGGCGAAGGAAAGTCACAATCGCCCTGTGATCCATGTCTTTTTTATCGCACCGGGTTGCTGCTATGTCGGGTATTCCTACAGCAACAATAACTCCCGTTTTTATATGGGCATTCCTCGACTGAAATTCCCTTCCGATGCGCCAAGCCGTTCAACATTGAAACTGGAAGAAGCCTTTCATGTTTTCATTCCTTATGACGAATGGGAAGAGCGGCTGGACAGTGGCCTTCATGCCGTGGATCTCGGTGCTTGTCCGGGCGGATGGACTTACCAGCTCGTGAAACGCAGTATGCTGGTTCATGCGGTAGATAACGGGCCGATGGCGGATAGCCTGATGGATACCGGGCAAGTGAAGCATCACCGCGCAGATGGCTTTAAATTTGAGCCGCCGGTGAAAAACATTTACTGGCTGGTGTGTGATATGGTTGAAAAACCCGCCAAGGTTGCCCAACTGATGACGGATTGGCTGGTGCAAAGCTGGTGTCGTGAGGCGATCTTCAATCTTAAGTTGCCGATGAAAAAGCGTTATGAGGAAGTGGCGCATATTTTGCAAAAAATAGAACAGCAATTGAAAGAAAATGGTGTGAATGCGCAGATTCAGGCGAAACACCTGTACCACGATCGTGAAGAGATCACTGTACATGTTCGTCGTATCTGGTCTCTTTATGCCACCGAGCGGGATTATTGA